Proteins encoded within one genomic window of Bacillus thermozeamaize:
- a CDS encoding TIGR00159 family protein → MKPLQEIWQVFSVVVDIAIVSYVFYKLLMLIRGTRAIQLIQGIVIIVLAWVLSSLLNLRTLEWLMSQAFTYGVLVILIIFQPEFRRALEQLGRGRFFVRTGVQEDSDLLSVAEACYKAATYMAQRRIGALIVLERKIGLNDMIETGTRLEAKLSAELLINIFTPNTPLHDGAVIIRDATIMAAGCYLPLSESPFISKELGTRHRAAVGVSEITDCLSLVVSEETGQISLASDGVLERDIQGEVLFLRLREALMPSAKKAGSFRQKWGQKADG, encoded by the coding sequence ATGAAGCCACTTCAGGAGATCTGGCAGGTTTTCTCGGTGGTGGTTGATATCGCCATCGTCTCGTATGTCTTCTATAAATTGTTGATGCTCATCCGGGGGACACGAGCCATCCAGTTGATTCAAGGCATTGTGATCATCGTCCTTGCGTGGGTGCTGAGTTCGCTTCTAAATCTGCGAACGTTGGAGTGGCTGATGTCCCAAGCGTTTACATACGGCGTTCTGGTGATCTTGATCATTTTTCAGCCGGAATTTCGGCGAGCCTTGGAGCAATTGGGCCGTGGCCGCTTCTTTGTGCGTACCGGCGTACAGGAGGACAGCGATCTGCTCAGCGTGGCCGAGGCTTGTTACAAGGCAGCCACATACATGGCCCAGCGGCGCATTGGAGCGCTGATCGTCCTGGAACGGAAGATCGGGCTCAACGACATGATTGAGACGGGGACGCGGCTGGAGGCAAAACTGTCTGCAGAGTTGCTCATTAACATTTTTACGCCCAACACCCCCCTTCATGATGGGGCGGTGATCATCCGTGATGCGACCATTATGGCTGCGGGTTGCTATTTGCCGCTTTCGGAGAGCCCTTTCATCAGCAAGGAGTTGGGGACGCGTCACCGGGCCGCGGTGGGGGTCAGCGAGATCACCGATTGTTTGAGCCTGGTCGTTTCAGAAGAGACGGGGCAAATCTCACTGGCTTCCGATGGCGTGTTGGAGCGGGACATTCAAGGCGAGGTGTTGTTTTTGCGGTTGCGGGAGGCGCTGATGCCGTCGGCGAAAAAGGCAGGATCTTTCCGCCAGAAATGGGGGCAGAAAGCCGATGGATAA
- a CDS encoding AMP-dependent synthetase, translating into MWTENEKSGIVRESHFGREVFVFSERPANVMEMLESSAVRFPDREALVMGERRLTYRQMRELVENIAGHLYHRYQVRKGERVALLLGNGVEFALLFFACARIGAIAVPLNTRLNSKEITFMLNQSGSSILFTDDEFAYLVQNAHTSVPSLRARFILGGEREGFLPYEPLESPAVSPPETMVREEDPLYIMYTSGTTGLPKGAVGSHLGAIHSVMCYHRIFRTTEADRSLNAVPLFHVTGLIGQLLHMVYVGGTNVLMRRFKAERFIRLLSEEKITFTFNVPTIYVMMMSHPSFREYSYPSLRILAYGGAPMSTHTIEQLRREFPGVQLHNAYGATETTSPTTVMPIGCQEKKPASVGYPIPVVEIKIVNERGETCKPGEVGELWIKGPNVVSGYWENEEANRKSFHGEYWCSGDLAMMDEEGFVYIMDRLKDMINRGGEKVFSVEVENVLYQHPKVLEAAVVGIPDPVFGEVVKAVIVPKQETTVTAEEIKQFVRENLADYKVPAVVEFCSELPRNPGGKVLKNLLRESQRQA; encoded by the coding sequence ATGTGGACGGAAAATGAAAAAAGTGGGATCGTCCGGGAATCTCATTTTGGACGGGAAGTATTCGTTTTTTCTGAGCGGCCTGCCAATGTGATGGAGATGCTGGAAAGCTCTGCTGTTCGTTTTCCTGACCGCGAGGCCCTGGTGATGGGGGAGCGGCGTTTGACATATCGGCAAATGAGGGAACTGGTAGAAAATATCGCCGGCCATTTGTACCACCGTTATCAGGTGCGGAAAGGGGAAAGAGTGGCGCTGTTATTGGGGAACGGCGTGGAATTCGCCCTCTTGTTTTTTGCTTGTGCCCGGATCGGGGCGATCGCGGTTCCTCTAAACACACGGCTCAACAGCAAGGAAATTACGTTTATGCTCAACCAGTCGGGTTCTTCTATTCTCTTTACCGACGATGAGTTCGCCTATCTTGTACAGAATGCGCATACATCCGTACCCTCGTTAAGGGCGAGATTTATCCTTGGCGGCGAAAGAGAAGGCTTTTTGCCTTATGAACCGCTGGAATCTCCCGCTGTTTCACCGCCGGAGACGATGGTTCGTGAAGAGGATCCGTTGTACATCATGTATACATCCGGCACTACCGGATTGCCGAAAGGCGCTGTCGGTAGCCATCTGGGTGCGATCCATTCGGTCATGTGTTATCACCGGATTTTCAGAACGACGGAAGCGGATCGTTCGTTAAACGCGGTTCCTCTTTTTCATGTGACCGGCTTGATCGGACAGCTTCTACATATGGTGTATGTGGGCGGAACCAATGTGTTGATGAGAAGGTTTAAGGCGGAACGGTTTATTCGTTTGTTGTCAGAGGAAAAGATTACATTTACTTTTAACGTTCCGACCATTTATGTGATGATGATGTCCCATCCTTCTTTCCGGGAGTACAGCTATCCTTCCCTGCGGATCTTGGCTTATGGCGGTGCCCCCATGTCCACCCATACCATTGAACAACTGCGAAGGGAATTCCCGGGTGTGCAGCTGCACAACGCATATGGGGCAACAGAAACGACATCACCGACAACCGTGATGCCGATAGGCTGCCAGGAAAAAAAGCCTGCATCCGTTGGTTACCCCATTCCGGTTGTTGAGATAAAAATTGTGAATGAAAGGGGAGAAACATGCAAACCAGGAGAAGTGGGAGAGCTTTGGATCAAGGGTCCTAATGTCGTATCCGGCTACTGGGAAAACGAAGAGGCCAATCGTAAATCGTTTCATGGAGAGTACTGGTGTTCTGGAGACCTGGCGATGATGGATGAAGAAGGTTTTGTCTACATTATGGATCGCCTCAAAGACATGATTAACCGAGGCGGGGAAAAGGTTTTTTCCGTCGAAGTGGAAAATGTGCTGTATCAACATCCGAAGGTGCTGGAGGCGGCGGTCGTCGGGATTCCGGATCCGGTTTTCGGCGAAGTGGTGAAAGCAGTGATCGTACCCAAACAAGAAACGACGGTGACGGCGGAAGAGATAAAACAATTCGTCAGGGAAAACCTGGCTGATTACAAAGTGCCTGCGGTGGTGGAATTTTGCAGCGAGCTTCCTCGAAATCCCGGGGGCAAAGTTTTGAAAAATTTGCTGCGTGAATCTCAACGCCAAGCGTAG
- a CDS encoding polysaccharide deacetylase family sporulation protein PdaB, whose amino-acid sequence MNLFMVLKAAQLKRFLIFTVAAAFAVGVFFVEKEEESIFADAVPTFSSDEPSAIYSVPTDKKKVALTFDISWGDKRPGPILDVLKDKQVEKATFFLSSPWAENHPEIVQRIVDAGYEIGSHGHKHVNYSRLSDEEIRQQIAKADQILRELTGVKPNLIRMPNGDFDKRVLRVADSLGYTVIQWDTDSLDWMNPGVDRIIQRVLDKVHPGDIILMHASDSCKQTHEALPVIIDRLREQGYELVTVSELIATAQIDTTELP is encoded by the coding sequence ATGAATCTTTTCATGGTCTTAAAAGCCGCACAATTGAAGAGGTTCCTGATTTTTACCGTGGCCGCAGCCTTTGCCGTCGGCGTGTTTTTCGTGGAAAAAGAAGAGGAGAGCATCTTTGCCGACGCCGTCCCCACCTTCTCCAGCGACGAACCCTCAGCCATCTACAGCGTGCCGACAGACAAGAAAAAAGTGGCCCTTACTTTCGACATCAGCTGGGGAGACAAGCGCCCCGGACCGATTCTGGATGTGCTGAAAGATAAACAGGTGGAAAAGGCCACTTTCTTTCTCTCCTCGCCCTGGGCCGAAAATCATCCCGAGATCGTACAGCGAATCGTCGATGCGGGGTATGAAATCGGAAGCCACGGCCATAAACACGTCAACTACAGCCGGTTGAGCGATGAAGAGATTCGCCAGCAAATCGCCAAGGCTGACCAAATCCTGCGCGAGTTGACGGGCGTCAAACCCAATCTCATCCGGATGCCCAACGGGGATTTTGACAAGCGTGTCCTGCGCGTGGCAGATTCGCTGGGCTATACGGTCATTCAGTGGGATACCGACTCCCTCGACTGGATGAATCCGGGGGTTGACCGCATCATCCAACGCGTCCTGGACAAGGTGCACCCCGGGGACATCATCCTGATGCACGCCAGCGACTCCTGCAAACAGACGCATGAAGCCCTGCCCGTGATTATCGACCGGCTTCGCGAACAAGGATATGAACTGGTTACCGTCTCTGAACTGATCGCGACCGCCCAGATCGATACCACCGAACTGCCTTGA
- a CDS encoding phosphoglucosamine mutase — MRKYFGTDGVRGVANRELTPELAFRIGRAEGNLAAARASGRPKVLIGRDTRISGEMLEAALTAGLLSAGADVYRLGIISTPGVAWLTKTLQADAGIMITASHNPVEDNGIKIFGPDGFKLTDEEEEQIERLLDEPEDKLPRPVGGGVGRLLDAAEKAEDYLNHLSGTIHGDLQGLKVVLDCAHGAASYLAPRLFRRLGAEVWVIGAEPDGININDGVGSTHPSRLQEEVKRQRADVGLAFDGDADRLIAVDEEGQIVDGDHIMCILARSLKEQGRLAKNTLVTTVMSNIGLYQAMRELGIATEQTAVGDRYVLERMLEGGFVIGGEQSGHVILLDYNTTGDGMLTALQLVQVIRESGKTLGQLKQVMRKFPQVLHNVRLKRAEAKTAWQQHPAIMEAIGELERRLGDAGRVLVRPSGTEPLLRIMAEGPDEAILRQHILRIAEIVDRELNQ, encoded by the coding sequence ATGAGGAAGTATTTTGGCACCGATGGTGTACGTGGCGTCGCGAACCGGGAGCTGACGCCGGAGCTTGCGTTTCGGATCGGCCGCGCGGAAGGAAATCTGGCTGCGGCTCGTGCTTCCGGGCGGCCGAAAGTCCTGATCGGCCGGGATACGCGGATCTCGGGGGAGATGCTGGAGGCGGCGCTCACCGCTGGCCTGCTTTCGGCTGGGGCAGATGTATACCGGCTCGGCATCATCAGCACCCCGGGAGTGGCCTGGTTGACAAAAACGCTGCAGGCAGATGCCGGCATCATGATCACCGCCTCGCACAACCCGGTGGAAGACAATGGAATCAAAATTTTTGGTCCGGACGGGTTCAAGCTGACCGATGAGGAAGAGGAACAGATCGAGCGCCTGCTGGATGAGCCGGAGGACAAGCTGCCGCGCCCGGTCGGCGGCGGGGTGGGCCGTCTCCTGGATGCAGCGGAAAAAGCCGAGGATTATCTGAATCACTTGTCGGGGACCATCCACGGAGACTTGCAGGGACTCAAAGTGGTTCTGGATTGTGCCCACGGGGCCGCCTCCTATCTTGCGCCGCGCCTGTTTCGCCGGTTGGGGGCCGAGGTGTGGGTCATTGGCGCTGAGCCGGACGGCATCAATATCAATGATGGCGTGGGCTCCACGCACCCCTCCCGTTTGCAGGAAGAGGTGAAAAGGCAGCGGGCGGATGTGGGGCTGGCTTTTGACGGCGATGCGGACCGGCTGATTGCCGTAGATGAAGAAGGGCAGATTGTGGATGGCGACCACATCATGTGCATTCTGGCCCGGTCGTTGAAAGAACAGGGACGCCTGGCGAAAAACACCCTGGTCACCACCGTGATGAGCAATATCGGCCTGTACCAGGCGATGCGTGAGTTGGGGATAGCCACCGAACAAACGGCGGTGGGTGACCGTTATGTGCTGGAACGGATGCTTGAGGGAGGATTTGTCATTGGCGGTGAACAATCCGGACACGTGATCCTGCTGGATTATAACACGACCGGCGATGGCATGCTGACCGCCCTGCAACTGGTACAGGTGATCAGGGAAAGCGGGAAAACGCTCGGGCAGCTCAAGCAGGTCATGCGGAAATTCCCGCAAGTGCTGCACAACGTGCGTCTGAAGAGGGCAGAAGCCAAAACCGCCTGGCAGCAGCATCCGGCGATCATGGAAGCCATTGGCGAGCTGGAACGGCGATTGGGCGATGCAGGCCGTGTGCTGGTTCGCCCATCCGGAACGGAGCCGCTGTTGCGGATCATGGCGGAGGGTCCCGATGAAGCGATCCTGCGCCAGCATATCCTGCGCATTGCGGAGATCGTCGATCGGGAATTGAACCAATAA
- a CDS encoding N-acetylmuramoyl-L-alanine amidase CwlD, which yields MVRRMNTTFSRMRIRRRLVQVILGLTMLCCLNMGTIGLHVGAGSAHALSPLAGKVVVLDPGHGGPDGGAVSPSGLVEKAVALQVAQYLRDYLQQAGALVRMTRETDTDLAKAKTRGYSRRKTEDLMKRARIVNESQADILISIHLNSFPNPRYSGAQTFYCSKLEESRKLASSVQQELIAGLANTKRMAKQFDDIFLLNQSRIPAVLVEIGFLSHAKEAQLLAEPEYQKKVAASIYRGILRYYTAPPD from the coding sequence ATGGTGAGACGGATGAACACAACCTTCAGCAGGATGAGAATCAGGAGGCGGCTTGTCCAAGTGATCTTGGGCTTGACCATGCTATGTTGCCTGAACATGGGAACCATCGGCCTGCATGTGGGGGCGGGCTCGGCCCATGCCTTGTCGCCTCTTGCGGGGAAAGTCGTTGTGCTTGACCCCGGTCACGGCGGACCGGACGGCGGGGCTGTCAGCCCGTCGGGTCTGGTGGAAAAAGCGGTGGCCCTGCAGGTGGCGCAATATCTCAGGGACTACCTGCAACAAGCAGGCGCGCTGGTGCGGATGACGCGTGAGACGGATACCGATCTGGCCAAGGCGAAAACCCGTGGCTATTCCCGGCGCAAGACGGAAGATTTGATGAAGCGGGCGCGCATCGTCAATGAGAGCCAGGCTGACATCCTGATCAGTATTCACCTCAACAGTTTTCCCAACCCGCGATACAGTGGCGCGCAGACGTTTTACTGCTCCAAACTGGAAGAAAGCCGCAAATTGGCGTCTTCAGTGCAACAGGAGTTGATCGCGGGGCTTGCCAACACAAAACGGATGGCCAAGCAGTTTGACGACATCTTTTTGTTGAATCAAAGCCGGATCCCGGCCGTTCTGGTGGAGATCGGGTTTCTCTCCCATGCGAAAGAGGCACAACTTCTGGCCGAGCCGGAGTATCAGAAAAAGGTGGCCGCTTCCATTTATCGGGGTATCCTCCGTTATTACACCGCCCCCCCTGACTGA
- a CDS encoding ATP-binding protein, whose amino-acid sequence MLTREQVLEVLKDVEDPELHKSVVELDMVRNIQISPENDVQLELVLTIQGCPLRAVIEERVTKALKERGARNVQLRIGAMTDEERAALAKRLREERAAQAGATSQPSVSPLLSKDSGTRFIAIASGKGGVGKSTVTVNLAVALARAGVRVGVIDADIYGFSVPDMMGIDQRPTVIDNLILPVQKLGVKVMSMAFFVEDNRPVIWRGPMLGKMLRNFFSEIHWGELDYMLLDLPPGTGDVALDVHQLIPQSKEIIVTTPHLTAAFVAARAGAMAIQTNHEIIGVVENMSWYECGHCGNRAFIFGQGGGQKLAETLRTKLLAQIPLGAPEGSGLDEAPGIYPAGSPQAKIFDQLAKEVIDRTAPAVKG is encoded by the coding sequence ATGTTGACTCGCGAGCAAGTGCTCGAAGTGTTAAAGGATGTGGAAGACCCGGAGCTCCATAAAAGCGTCGTTGAACTAGATATGGTGCGAAACATCCAAATCAGCCCGGAAAACGATGTCCAGCTGGAATTGGTGCTGACGATTCAGGGCTGTCCCTTGAGAGCGGTGATTGAGGAAAGAGTGACAAAAGCGTTGAAGGAACGGGGAGCCCGCAATGTACAGTTGCGCATTGGCGCGATGACCGACGAGGAACGGGCCGCTCTCGCCAAGCGCTTGCGGGAAGAACGGGCGGCTCAGGCCGGGGCGACTTCCCAGCCGTCGGTTTCCCCGCTCTTGTCCAAGGATAGCGGTACCCGGTTTATTGCCATTGCAAGCGGGAAAGGCGGGGTAGGGAAGTCCACTGTAACGGTGAACCTGGCGGTTGCACTTGCGCGCGCGGGTGTTCGGGTGGGGGTCATCGATGCGGACATCTATGGCTTCAGTGTGCCGGATATGATGGGGATTGACCAGCGGCCCACCGTCATTGACAACCTGATTCTGCCGGTTCAAAAGCTGGGTGTCAAGGTCATGTCGATGGCCTTTTTCGTCGAAGATAACCGGCCGGTCATCTGGCGAGGCCCCATGTTGGGCAAGATGCTGCGGAACTTTTTCAGCGAAATCCACTGGGGCGAGCTGGACTACATGCTTCTCGACCTGCCGCCGGGGACAGGGGATGTGGCGCTGGATGTTCACCAACTGATCCCGCAAAGCAAGGAAATCATCGTCACGACCCCCCATTTGACGGCAGCTTTTGTGGCTGCGCGGGCGGGTGCCATGGCCATTCAGACCAATCATGAAATCATCGGCGTGGTTGAAAACATGTCCTGGTACGAATGCGGCCATTGCGGGAACAGAGCCTTCATTTTTGGCCAGGGTGGAGGACAGAAGCTGGCGGAGACGTTGCGCACCAAGCTGTTGGCCCAGATTCCCCTCGGCGCTCCGGAAGGAAGTGGTTTGGACGAGGCTCCCGGTATCTATCCGGCAGGTTCGCCGCAAGCCAAGATTTTTGATCAGCTGGCCAAAGAAGTGATCGACAGGACTGCTCCTGCCGTCAAGGGATAG